The Vulcanimicrobium alpinum sequence CGCCGCCGGACGTCACGAGGTCGCCGTCGTCGACGACGTGGGCGTCGACGATCGTGGCGCCGGTCGCCCGCAGATCGCCCATCGCGCCCCGGTGCGTCGTCGCCGGACGGTTTCCCAGCACGCCCGCAGCCGCGACGGCCATCGCACCGGTGCAGACCGACGCGATCGTCGCGCCCGCCCGATGCGCCTCCGCGATCAACCGCGGGAGCTCGCCCCGCGCGATCTCGCTGCGTACGCCGCGCGCGTCGCCGCTCACCCAGCCGCCCCCGGGGACGATCAGGATCTGGGGCGCATCGCCGAGCGGTCCGCCGGCGGAGAACGGCAGACCGTAGCCGCCGAGGATGTCGCGCTCGCCGCTGACCGACGCGATCCGTACCGAGATCCCCGGGCGCTGCTGCGCGGCGCGCGCGAAGACCTCGAACGGTCCAACCAGATCGAGTTCGTCGACGCCATCGAAGGCTAGGATGGCGATGGTCACGGGCGCCTGTCTGCGCTGGTGCGGAACGGTTGTCCTGGCACCTCCGGGCACAAAAAGGCCCGGGACGATGTCCCGGGCCTCGCTGCCGGTGGTGGGGCCGGCGGTTGGGTTAGCGGTAGGACTGGCGCTGCGAGAAGCAGTCGCGGCAGTAGACCGGCTTGTCGCCCCGCGGCTGGAACGGCACTTCGGCAACTTTGCCGCAGCCGCTGCAGGTCGCCTGGAACATCTCACGCGCCGGACGGCTGCCGCCGTATCCGCCGCCCGAGTAGGACGAGCCGCCTCCGCCGCCGCCGGATCCGGCGCGCTGGCTCTTGCGAGCGGCGCGGCAGTCGGGGCAACGGTTGGGCTTGTTCGTGAAGCCCTTCGCAGCAAAGAACTCTTGTTCTCCGGCCGAGAAGGTGAAGGGGGCATTGCAGTCGGTGCAATTCAGCTGTTCGTCAGTGTACATCGATGGATAGACTCCGGCGTCGGGGGTGTGAAGACGTGCGATGTACCTGCTCAGAAGAACGCGATGAGCGCCAGACCACGGGACATGACTCGTACTCTCAGCCGGACGAAAGACGCCTCGTGTTCGTCCGGCTCGACCACCATAACACATTCCGCGACAAAAGGGTGCAAACGCATCCCATGCCTGCGGAAGGGGGCGGTTCCTTGCTAGTGCTTCTCCTCCCTGTCGAAGAGGTAGTCCCAGGTGAAGCCGGCTGCGACGCCGACCATGCCGAATACGATTGCCGAGGTGATCATTCCGGTCCCTACGACCGGGCCCGCCGCCGAGGAGTTCCTTTGCAGGCGGCGCCGTGCGCGGCGGAGCGGAGCACCACGGCAGCCGGGCGGCGAATCCAACTGCCTCGGCGAACGCGTCCCAAGCACACGAACCATTCCACCCCATAGAAGGAGTCCGTATTCCCCCTCCGCGCCGACGGCGGGGCGGCGGCAAGAAACGCCGCGAGCCCCTGACCCCCGTCCAAAAAGAAGACACTCTGAGCCTGGTCGGCCGCGTCGTCGAGACGTTCCCCAGTTCGACGTTCAAAGTCGAATTGGAAAACGGTCACACGATCCTGGCGAGTCTGGCCGGTCGCCTGCGGCGATTCCGCATCCGCATCACGCCCGGTGACGACGTCGACGTCGAGCTCTCGCCGTACGATCTCACCCGCGGCCGCATCACCTATCGCCGTCAGGGCCGTAACGCCTAACACACCGCGTTTTCCCTGAACGGAACTTTTTCCGCATTGCGCGAACGTTCGTATTCCAAGATGCGAACGTCGCGCGCCTTGGTGCTGACCGTTCTGTTCGTCGTTGCGATCGGTGCGGCATGGTGGTTCACTCACCGTGCGTCCTCGACCGTGGGCGACACGATCACGGTGTATTACACGAAAGCCGACGGGACGACGCTCGCGCCGTGGCAGGTCACGCTTGGCCCGGCACGCGACCGGGCGAGCGTCGCATTCTATGCCGCGACCCAAACCGTCGCCGGACC is a genomic window containing:
- a CDS encoding DJ-1/PfpI family protein, whose protein sequence is MTIAILAFDGVDELDLVGPFEVFARAAQQRPGISVRIASVSGERDILGGYGLPFSAGGPLGDAPQILIVPGGGWVSGDARGVRSEIARGELPRLIAEAHRAGATIASVCTGAMAVAAAGVLGNRPATTHRGAMGDLRATGATIVDAHVVDDGDLVTSGGVTHGIDLALWLVERFFGAPLAQSIARVLEYQRTTSIWISPGTLAEIEGARAR
- a CDS encoding zinc-ribbon domain containing protein; the encoded protein is MYTDEQLNCTDCNAPFTFSAGEQEFFAAKGFTNKPNRCPDCRAARKSQRAGSGGGGGGSSYSGGGYGGSRPAREMFQATCSGCGKVAEVPFQPRGDKPVYCRDCFSQRQSYR
- the infA gene encoding translation initiation factor IF-1; the protein is MTPVQKEDTLSLVGRVVETFPSSTFKVELENGHTILASLAGRLRRFRIRITPGDDVDVELSPYDLTRGRITYRRQGRNA